TGGATAGAAGAAACTCCATGAAAATAGTTGCCGATTGGAGAAAAACAAACTGGTGTAGAATGAATTTATATATTAGAAACGAGGGCTTAGCTGCACCATGTAATGGAGATCCAAATCTGTATGAAGCGTTCCAAATAGAAGCTTTACAACTGTTTGGCACACCAAATCAAATCCTTAATAACGTTTTAAATTACACTACTACTTTAAATACTGAAGCAGTAAGTTTAATTAAAACAACCATTGCTTACCCAAATGCTTTTTTATCCAAAATAACAATAAAAGGATCTAACCTTCTAAACGAAACACTTAAACTCTATACTGTTTTAGGTAAAGATATTACACATGCATTACACGTAACATCGCGCACAAACAAGAAAATACAACTTAAAATAAAAGGCTTAAATTCTGAAATATATTTTCTGAAAATTGGATACAAAACCATAAAAATTCATAAAGAATAATTCTATTTTGGAGTTTTAAATTAACTTCGTTTTGATTAAAATTCAGGTTTAGCTAGTAATTAACCCAAACAAAAGTGTTTTTTTTAACCGCCCGAGGTTTCATACAAAAGACGTTAACCAAACCTAAATTAAAAAAGACCTCTCCTTTTTTTTATGAATCTCCTTTAATTTTTCTAATACAAAGTTCCAGTGTTTTTGAGCAAACTATACTGCTCATTTAATTTTGATAAAATGCTCCACTAACTTCGTTTATCTGAGGATATAATTCATTGGAGCGCACTTATATTATCTTTAACGTTAACAAAAAGGCAAAACCAAGATTACAAGATAAAAGAAGAATTAATTAGTCCCAAAATCATTTAATTTTTAATCATAGATTTACTTTATCTAATCAAAACGTGGTTTAATCAAATGAAATTAACGTTTATTCAATCAGTGTTTTTAACAACAAAATTAACTAGTTACTTTTATAAAGACATATTAACTTTAATCTAAAACTATTTTCTTTATGAAATTAAAAATACTTTTCTTTTTTTTAATTGGGGTGTTGTTTACCAACATTTCTTTTAGTCAAAATACACCTATACCTTCTGGAAGTTTTAATGTAGCATCAGATGTTAATGATTGGACTATTTTACCAAATACAGTATCTAAATCTTGGTTTAATGGAGGTTGTCAAACAATGTTTGTTGATAATCTTCCAAATACCCAAACAGCAATTATTACATCACCAATTTTTAATATTGGGTCACCTGGTGATTATGAGCTAGAATTAGAGTATGGCGTAATTTATTCTACAACTGCTGCAGTATTTGAATTAATAGATGATAATAGTATTGTTCTTAGTGCTTCTACAAATAACACTATTACTGGTACATGTACAGATTGGCCAAACCCTAAAAAGAGCACTTTAGTTTTTTCTAATTTGAGCTCAGGGGACTATCAACTAAGAATAACGATACCTAAATCACAGTTTTTTATCGATGGCGTAAGTTTAGGTATTACAAACACATTATCTGTACATAATTATAAATTAAAAGAGGCATTAATTATATCTCCAAACCCTACAAATGACACACTTCTAATAAATTTAAATTATTCAGGAAACTACTCATTATTTAATATTAATGGTCAATTATTACAAAAAGGAAGTTTAAATATAGGAGAAAATATTCTAGACATAACAAATTTACCTAATGGCTTATACCTAATGAAGACGACAACGTTGGAAGGAAAAACTTTTGCTAACAAAATTTTAAAAAAATAAGTGAAACATCGCTAAATTAAAAGCTTTTGGTGCGTACTGAACATTATACTTAACTGAAATTTCACCCTTTCATAACTACCAACTTTTAATATACAAATCGTTAAACTACTCTATAAAAAAGCACAATCCTAAGATTGTGCTTTTTTATATTTTAAAACAAGTAACCTTAATTAAAAGCCTAATATTATTTTTTGGACCGCGGTTAATATTTCTAATACAAAGTTCCTGTATTTTTAATAAGGCGATAATTTCGTGTAATAATAATTTTCATTTTGATACAACAATAATTCCCCATTTGCCTTTATGAATATTTTAAACTAACTTCGTTTAGCTTTGGATGTAATTCATTTTAATGAAATCAAATTATTTACACACCACAACGATTTAAATAAACTATGGTATTAATTTATTCTTTAGGTATTTTTACTCTTATTTCAATCGGAATCTATTATTTTATTTGGAAAGACAGACTGAATGACAAAAAGAATTTGGAAAAAGATTGGCAGACGTTTCTTAAATATGAATCTTTAAATGACAGAAAAGGAATCGCTATTAGTGGTGATAAATTAATTTGGAATAGATACCTGTTAACAGAACAACTTGACGCAATAATAGATGTGGTAAAGTCAAAAACATCTAGTTTCCCTGAATTGAAAAATTTAGAAAATAATGCATTTAATAAAAAGTTACATTTTGATCGACCTTTACCTTCTCCTGGTAGTAGTGGAGGAATAAAACAAAGTTGGTAATTTACCCCAAAATAAACAAAGACAGTACATAACAACAACGAGAAATCTTTACAATAAATTAAATGCTTAACGTATTTAGTCTAATTAGTTACAATTAGAAAACCCCTCGCTTTCTAACCCATAGCCACTCTCTTGCACGCATACGTAACTAAACATTTAAGTTCCAATGAAAATTAAAATAAAATATATTGCTTTAGGTCTTTTTCTAATTGATGCGATTTTTATAATAATCAATATAAAATATCGTGATCAAACACTAAGTGTGGTACCCGGTTTAAATCAGACTAAATTCTTTTTTTTCTTAGGAACTCTTAGTTTTATTGCTTACTTAATTTTATTAAAACAAAAAAAATCATTACAACTTGCCGCGATTATTACCATTACTTCACTCAGTATTGCGATGTATAACAACTTGCGATTAGCAAAAGATAATTATGATAGAATCCAGTGTCTTAAAGGAATATCTGAGTATTTTCAATACTTTGAAAATGACTCGTGTTCAAAAATTGAAAAGAAGTTTAAAGAGGATGTCATAAACGGCACAATAAAATATTTTCAAGATGAATATAATTTCGATTTGGAATTTGAAGAGAGATTAAGAGACAAATATAATGTTGAACTAGTCGGAATAAGTTGCACTAGATATAGCGCAATGAATTGCTACAACGACCTAGTAAAGGATCACATCAAAAAACTAAAGGAAAGATAACTATCTGCAGTATTAAACTTAATATTCAACTTAATATTTAACCATTTGACTTTATCAAAATATTCCGCTAACTTCGTTTTGAACCAAATATAATTAGTTAAAACAAAATCCCATTCGATTTACATTATACTTAATTTCTCTAAATTGAAAAACAAAAAATATATAACCATAATTCTATTGTTTTTAAGCTTTCATAATTATTCACAATCTAACAGCAAAGCATTTAATGAATCATTAATTATTTCAATTAACCAAGATTCTATTTCGGCTTATGCTTTTATAGCTAAAGGCGCTGCGCCAAAAGAAACTGTTATTTTATTACATGGACTTCCTGGCAATGAAAAAAATATTGATTTAGCAGAAAAATTAAGACAGGATGGTAAAAATGTAATTTACTTTAATTATCGAGGGTCATGGGGAAGTCAAGGTCAATTTTTATATTCAAACTGTTTGGAAGATATTTCGAAAGTTATAGATTACTTAACAAATGACATAATCTCTAAAAAATTACGGATTAAGAAAAACTCCTTTTGTTTATTAGGACATAGCCTAGGAGGAGGAATTGCGGTACTTCATGGCGTAAAAGATAATCGTGTAAAAAAAATAATAGCTCTATCGGCATTTAATGCTGGTTACGAACTAAATAATGATAGCTTTGATGAACTAAAAAGTTTTCAAAACTACTTAAACAAACAGTTTATGCTAAATATTGATACTAAAAAATTTATTAGTGAGGTATTAAACCATTATATATCATGGAACTTATTGTTTGTAAATTCATATCAATTTGACAAACGTCTTATATTTATAGATGAAAACAAGAACAACTACTCTTGGGTAAAAAGTATTAAGAATAGTGAGTATTTGATAATAGATTCTGATCATTCTTTTTCAGATATGCGCAATGAATTAGCTATTGAAGTCCTAAAATGGATAAATAAAAACTAGAGACTATTGTGTTGTTGTTGTTTTTATAATACCTCATTACTGTTTTCGCTAATTATTAAAGCTTTTTTAAGTTTTAGTAAACAATAGTGGCGTATATCACTTTACTTTTTGTTTAACACAAGAGTAATTCCCCATTTGCCTTTATGAATATTTTAAACTAACTTCGTTTAGCTTTGGATATAATTCATTAAAACGGAATCAAATTCGCTACAGGCTAGCACTAATTAAAAATGACAAAAAAAGAACAAACAGGATCAATAGAAACGATATATCTAGCGGGCGGATGCCTTTGGGGCGTGCAAGAGTTTTTAAAACACATCCCTGGTGTGGTTGATACTCAAGCCGGCAGAGCTAATGGCGTTACACAATCCACTAAAACAACCTATGATGGTTTTGCAGAATGTGTCAAAACAGATTTTGACTCTTCCCTTGTTTCGTTTGAAGAGTTAATACATTACTTGTTAGAAATCATTGACCCTTATAGTATAAACAAACAAGGAAATGATATAGGAGAAAAATATCGCACAGGTATCTACAGCACGGACAAAAATCTTCTTTTAAAAGCAAAACAGTGTATTAAGACAATAGACCAAACGCTAAATGATAAAAATAAAACCACAAAAAAAATAGCGATTGAAGTACTTCCTTTAACAAATTTTATCCCAAGTGATGCAGAACATCAAGATAGACTAACCTTACACCCTAGTGACTACTCTTATTGCCACATTCCTTTAGACTTACTGTATAAGTATAAAAACAATAACTAATATTAAACTAGGTGACTAGAATGTTGTCAAGACTGTAATTTAAAATAAGAATCACCAATCGTAATCGGCTTATCTATTCATAATTAACAAGCACTTAGAACTATTCCTTTATATATTTGTTTCTTTTATTTAGGTATTGGTTAATGGTAAGAGAAGCAAAAATAAGACTACCACCAATTAAAATCTTCTTAATATCTGCCTCCTTATTCCATATAAGAAGGTTGACAATTAATCCTAACGGAATCAACGCATTGTTCATAATTGCTAACGCGCCCGTATTTACCCTAATAACACCTTGGTTCCAAAAAAAATAACCTAGACCTGAAGCCACAGCTCCTAGGTATAGTAATACGCTCCATTGTATTGGTGTCGTTGGCATCTTTTCGGTTGAACCAAAAATAAAAAAAGCAATCAGAGACACTATAAACGCCCCAATAAAAAATAATCCAAAAATAGTATGCTTTGGTGTATTTTTCAATTGAGGTGTAGATCTTAATACATACTTATAGGCAACTTGACCAACAGCAAAGCATAAATTAGCACCCTGGGTGATCAAAAAACCTAAAACTACATTTTCACTAATACTTGAATATTGAATATAAGCTGCACCTAAAACAGCTATTAAAGCCGTTAGTAAATAGCCTTTATGAAATTGCTTGCTTAAAATATCATTTAACAACGTAATGTAAATGGGGGTAAACACACTAAAAAGTAACACTTCAGGTACAGTAAGATAGTTAAACGACTGAAAATAAAAGCAATACATTAAACCTAATTGCACCGCACCAATTGCAGTCAGTTTAAAAATTGTTTCTGCTTTAATTTTATTAAGTCTTAAAAAAGGTAAAAATAGCAGTGTAGCGATACCTATACGCATCAATACAGAAAACCATGCATCAACAACCCCAGAAAGGTATACTCCAATTAAACTAAACGAAAACGCCCAAATAATAGTAACTCCTAATAAATACCTCATAAATACATCCTTAATCAAATAAATGATGGTAAACAGTACACAAACCACTTACCGCTTTAGCTAAAATCTTTACTTCAAAGCGAATATATAAAATTAGAGAAATTAAAGACCATGATTTTTATTTAATGCTTTGGCAACAATCATTAAAATGCTCTAACTAGTGCCTGTTTTGAATGAGAGAATGGAACAAAAGAAAGCATTAATTACCTGTTTGAAGTTGTCCTTTTTTCAACTAACTTCGTTTAACTTTGAATACAAATCATTGAAAAGTAATCATATTCGCTATACTTTAAGAAAAATTATGAACAAGAACATTGCAATCATCATATTAAGTTT
This portion of the Olleya sp. Bg11-27 genome encodes:
- a CDS encoding T9SS type A sorting domain-containing protein, whose translation is MKLKILFFFLIGVLFTNISFSQNTPIPSGSFNVASDVNDWTILPNTVSKSWFNGGCQTMFVDNLPNTQTAIITSPIFNIGSPGDYELELEYGVIYSTTAAVFELIDDNSIVLSASTNNTITGTCTDWPNPKKSTLVFSNLSSGDYQLRITIPKSQFFIDGVSLGITNTLSVHNYKLKEALIISPNPTNDTLLINLNYSGNYSLFNINGQLLQKGSLNIGENILDITNLPNGLYLMKTTTLEGKTFANKILKK
- a CDS encoding alpha/beta hydrolase; translation: MKNKKYITIILLFLSFHNYSQSNSKAFNESLIISINQDSISAYAFIAKGAAPKETVILLHGLPGNEKNIDLAEKLRQDGKNVIYFNYRGSWGSQGQFLYSNCLEDISKVIDYLTNDIISKKLRIKKNSFCLLGHSLGGGIAVLHGVKDNRVKKIIALSAFNAGYELNNDSFDELKSFQNYLNKQFMLNIDTKKFISEVLNHYISWNLLFVNSYQFDKRLIFIDENKNNYSWVKSIKNSEYLIIDSDHSFSDMRNELAIEVLKWINKN
- a CDS encoding peptide-methionine (S)-S-oxide reductase, giving the protein MTKKEQTGSIETIYLAGGCLWGVQEFLKHIPGVVDTQAGRANGVTQSTKTTYDGFAECVKTDFDSSLVSFEELIHYLLEIIDPYSINKQGNDIGEKYRTGIYSTDKNLLLKAKQCIKTIDQTLNDKNKTTKKIAIEVLPLTNFIPSDAEHQDRLTLHPSDYSYCHIPLDLLYKYKNNN
- a CDS encoding EamA family transporter, with translation MRYLLGVTIIWAFSFSLIGVYLSGVVDAWFSVLMRIGIATLLFLPFLRLNKIKAETIFKLTAIGAVQLGLMYCFYFQSFNYLTVPEVLLFSVFTPIYITLLNDILSKQFHKGYLLTALIAVLGAAYIQYSSISENVVLGFLITQGANLCFAVGQVAYKYVLRSTPQLKNTPKHTIFGLFFIGAFIVSLIAFFIFGSTEKMPTTPIQWSVLLYLGAVASGLGYFFWNQGVIRVNTGALAIMNNALIPLGLIVNLLIWNKEADIKKILIGGSLIFASLTINQYLNKRNKYIKE